Proteins encoded within one genomic window of Variovorax sp. OAS795:
- the boxB gene encoding benzoyl-CoA 2,3-epoxidase subunit BoxB, with protein sequence MSTINYSEKIPNNVNLGEDRTLQRALEGWQPNFINWWDDVGPEGSTNHEVYLRTAVSVDPQGWAQFGHVKMRDYRWGIFLNPGDANREIHFGDHKGEKAWQDVPGEHRANLRRIIVTQGDTEPASVEQQRHLGLTAPSMYDLRNLFQINVEEGRHLWAMVYLLHKHFGRDGREEAEALLQRTSGDVDNPRILGAFNEKTPDWLAFFMFTYFTDRDGKFQLAALAESAFDPLARTTKFMLTEEAHHMFVGESGVSRVLARTAQVMNELKTDDAQKVRAAGAIDLGTIQRYLNFHYSVTIDLFGADQSSNAAIFYSSGLKGRYEEGKRTDDHVLKGQTYKVLEVKDGQLVEKDVPMLNALNEVLRDDFIKDSVAGVGRWNKVLEKAGIPTRLTVPHKAFNRQIGALAGIKMSPEGRVVNEVEWAAKKNEWLPSAEDFAFVASLMGRVVEPGKFAGWISPPVMGINRQPVDFEYVRFG encoded by the coding sequence ATGAGCACGATCAACTACAGCGAGAAGATCCCCAACAACGTCAACCTCGGCGAGGACCGCACGCTGCAGCGCGCGCTCGAAGGCTGGCAGCCCAACTTCATCAACTGGTGGGACGACGTGGGCCCCGAGGGTTCGACCAACCACGAGGTGTACCTGCGCACGGCCGTGAGCGTCGATCCGCAGGGCTGGGCGCAGTTCGGCCATGTGAAGATGCGCGACTACCGCTGGGGCATCTTCCTGAACCCGGGCGACGCCAACCGCGAGATCCACTTCGGCGACCACAAGGGCGAGAAGGCCTGGCAGGACGTGCCCGGCGAGCACCGCGCCAACCTGCGCCGCATCATCGTCACGCAGGGCGACACCGAGCCCGCATCGGTAGAACAGCAGCGCCACCTCGGCCTGACCGCGCCGAGCATGTATGACCTGCGCAACCTGTTCCAGATCAACGTGGAAGAAGGCCGCCACCTCTGGGCCATGGTCTACCTGCTGCACAAGCACTTCGGCCGCGACGGCCGCGAGGAAGCCGAGGCGCTGCTGCAGCGCACCTCGGGCGACGTGGACAACCCGCGCATCCTGGGCGCCTTCAACGAGAAGACGCCCGACTGGCTCGCGTTCTTCATGTTCACCTACTTCACCGACCGCGACGGCAAGTTCCAGCTGGCCGCGCTGGCCGAGAGTGCGTTCGATCCGCTCGCGCGCACCACCAAGTTCATGCTGACCGAAGAAGCGCACCACATGTTCGTGGGCGAGAGCGGCGTGTCGCGCGTGCTCGCACGCACCGCGCAGGTCATGAACGAGCTCAAGACCGACGACGCGCAGAAGGTGCGCGCGGCCGGCGCCATCGACCTGGGCACGATCCAGCGCTACCTGAACTTCCACTACAGCGTGACCATCGACCTGTTCGGCGCCGACCAGTCGAGCAACGCCGCCATCTTCTACAGCTCGGGCCTGAAGGGCCGCTACGAAGAAGGCAAGCGCACGGACGACCACGTGCTCAAGGGCCAGACCTACAAGGTGCTCGAGGTGAAGGACGGCCAGCTCGTCGAGAAGGATGTGCCGATGCTCAACGCGCTGAACGAAGTGCTGCGCGACGACTTCATCAAGGACTCGGTGGCCGGTGTCGGCCGCTGGAACAAGGTGCTCGAGAAGGCCGGCATCCCGACGCGCCTGACGGTGCCGCACAAGGCCTTCAACCGCCAGATCGGCGCGCTCGCGGGCATCAAGATGTCGCCCGAAGGCCGCGTGGTGAACGAGGTCGAATGGGCCGCGAAGAAAAATGAATGGCTGCCGAGCGCCGAAGACTTTGCTTTCGTGGCATCGTTGATGGGCCGCGTGGTCGAGCCGGGCAAGTTCGCAGGCTGGATCTCGCCGCCGGTGATGGGCATCAACCGCCAGCCGGTCGACTTCGAGTACGTGCGTTTCGGTTGA
- the boxA gene encoding benzoyl-CoA 2,3-epoxidase subunit BoxA yields the protein MDMAVEAGIIKQHLIDPEICIRCNTCEATCPVNAITHDDNNYVVRADVCNGCMACISPCPTGSIDNWRTMPLVRAYSIEEQLTWESLPAELSPEELEAAGVSAEAAGDAAADVPAQTQAQAAVDSVEPVFNSAQYGATVPPWSAAHAYTNLFPPKSPTTATVVGNFNCTEAGFDSETHHIVLDFGVVPFPVLEGQSIGIVPPGVDAIGKRHHARQYSVASPRNGERPGYNNVSLTVKRVTEDHQGQPVRGLCSNYVCDLKVGDTVQVVGPFGSSFLMPNHPRSHIVMICTGTGSAPMRAMTEWRRRLRKSGKFEGGKLMLFFGARTQQELPYFGPLQSLPKDFIDINLAFSRTPGQPKRYVQDLMRERAADLAALLKDGASHFYVCGLKSMEEGVVLALRDVAKEAGLDWDTVGAALKREGRLHLETY from the coding sequence ATGGACATGGCCGTTGAAGCCGGGATCATCAAGCAGCACCTGATCGACCCCGAGATCTGCATCCGCTGCAACACCTGCGAGGCCACCTGCCCCGTCAACGCGATCACGCACGACGACAACAACTACGTCGTGCGGGCCGACGTCTGCAATGGCTGCATGGCCTGCATCTCGCCGTGCCCCACGGGCTCGATCGACAACTGGCGCACGATGCCGCTGGTGCGCGCCTACTCCATCGAGGAGCAGCTCACCTGGGAATCTCTGCCTGCCGAGCTCTCGCCCGAAGAGCTCGAAGCCGCGGGCGTGTCCGCCGAAGCGGCCGGTGATGCCGCAGCCGATGTGCCCGCGCAGACCCAGGCCCAGGCCGCCGTCGATTCCGTCGAGCCGGTCTTCAACTCCGCGCAGTACGGCGCCACGGTGCCGCCCTGGTCGGCCGCGCACGCCTACACCAACCTCTTTCCGCCCAAGTCGCCGACGACCGCGACCGTGGTCGGCAACTTCAACTGCACCGAGGCCGGCTTCGACAGCGAGACACACCACATCGTGCTGGACTTCGGCGTGGTGCCGTTCCCGGTGCTCGAAGGCCAGTCGATCGGCATCGTCCCGCCGGGTGTCGACGCCATCGGCAAGCGCCACCATGCGCGCCAGTATTCGGTCGCGAGCCCGCGCAACGGCGAGCGGCCCGGCTACAACAACGTCTCGCTCACCGTGAAGCGCGTGACCGAGGACCACCAGGGCCAGCCGGTGCGGGGCCTGTGCTCCAACTACGTCTGCGACCTGAAGGTGGGCGACACGGTGCAGGTGGTCGGGCCGTTCGGCTCGTCCTTCCTGATGCCGAACCATCCCAGGTCGCACATCGTGATGATCTGCACCGGCACCGGCAGCGCACCGATGCGCGCCATGACCGAATGGCGCCGGCGCCTGCGCAAGAGCGGCAAGTTCGAAGGCGGCAAGCTCATGCTGTTCTTCGGCGCGCGCACCCAGCAGGAGCTGCCGTACTTCGGGCCGCTGCAGTCGCTGCCGAAAGACTTCATCGACATCAACCTCGCGTTCTCGCGCACGCCGGGCCAGCCCAAGCGCTACGTGCAGGACCTCATGCGCGAGCGCGCCGCCGACCTGGCCGCGCTCCTGAAAGACGGCGCCAGCCACTTCTACGTGTGCGGCCTCAAGAGCATGGAAGAAGGCGTGGTGCTCGCGCTGCGCGACGTTGCGAAGGAAGCGGGGCTCGACTGGGACACCGTCGGTGCCGCATTGAAGCGCGAAGGCCGCCTGCACCTGGAAACCTACTAG
- a CDS encoding MaoC family dehydratase: protein MQFADFHAGQVIEAGPYVVSEAELIGFAEAYDPQWFHTDPSAAAGSAFGGLIASGWHTCSIAMRLVVDAALRGSESFASPGLEHVRWPHPVRPGDALRLVADVIEARRSEKRPTLGILRWRWRLFNQRELMVLDLEVTSLFRLEAPGPVPE from the coding sequence ATGCAGTTCGCCGACTTCCACGCGGGCCAGGTCATCGAGGCCGGGCCCTATGTCGTGTCCGAGGCGGAGCTGATCGGGTTCGCAGAAGCCTACGACCCGCAGTGGTTCCACACCGACCCCTCGGCCGCGGCGGGCAGCGCCTTCGGGGGCCTCATCGCGAGCGGCTGGCACACCTGCTCGATCGCGATGCGCCTGGTGGTCGACGCCGCGCTCAGGGGCTCGGAGTCGTTCGCCTCGCCCGGGCTCGAGCATGTGCGATGGCCGCATCCGGTACGGCCCGGCGATGCCTTGCGGCTCGTGGCCGACGTGATCGAGGCGCGGCGTTCCGAAAAGCGTCCCACGCTCGGCATCCTGCGCTGGCGCTGGCGGCTTTTCAACCAGCGCGAACTCATGGTGCTCGACCTGGAGGTGACGAGCCTTTTCAGGCTCGAGGCGCCCGGCCCCGTTCCGGAATGA
- a CDS encoding adhesin, whose product MKQQQQHKSIVVGALLAGLLAMSGFAQAQGVGVGVGVNADVNTSGAVKTAPAQAGAQAGTGTAATAGTSPSGGNAGSAAGGLGNTLGGVVGGATGAVGKATDTVGGATGAVSGATGAAGGATNAVGGVTNTVGGTLNSATGAVGSAGGAVKPSGAGVKASGKAKGSGTVDLTK is encoded by the coding sequence ATGAAGCAGCAACAACAACACAAGTCCATCGTCGTCGGCGCCTTGCTCGCGGGCCTTCTTGCCATGAGCGGCTTCGCACAGGCACAAGGCGTCGGGGTGGGCGTGGGCGTGAATGCCGATGTCAACACCTCGGGTGCCGTCAAGACCGCCCCTGCCCAGGCCGGCGCGCAAGCCGGTACGGGCACCGCGGCCACCGCCGGCACGTCCCCCAGCGGCGGCAACGCCGGCAGCGCAGCAGGCGGCCTGGGCAACACGCTGGGCGGCGTGGTGGGCGGTGCAACGGGTGCGGTGGGCAAGGCGACCGACACGGTCGGCGGTGCCACCGGGGCTGTGAGCGGTGCCACGGGCGCCGCGGGTGGCGCCACCAATGCAGTGGGCGGGGTCACGAACACCGTGGGCGGGACGCTGAACAGCGCGACGGGCGCAGTGGGCTCGGCTGGCGGTGCGGTGAAGCCTTCAGGTGCCGGCGTGAAGGCCAGCGGCAAGGCCAAGGGTTCGGGCACCGTCGACCTGACGAAGTAA
- the fahA gene encoding fumarylacetoacetase, translating to MIALNPTHDANARSWLDAANAVATDFPIQNLPHAVFRRAGSPEPFRGGIAIGDQVLDMAALSARQLLDGLALDAARAAALPALNDFFALGASAWQALRHAVFALLHADAPAATVHAVRECLVPQAEVEYTLPARIGDYTDFYTSIDHALNISRLMNPEGDVTPNFRWIPTAYHGRVSTIGISGQRFHRPMGQTMAPGAKAPTYQACARLDYELELGIWIGEGNAAGEPIPLAHAEDHIFGICLLNDWSARDIQFWEMAPLGPFLAKNFATTVSPWIVTMEALAPYRQAWTRPANEPQPLGYLESAANREGGAIDIRLEVWLESEKARNEGNGPSRLSQTSFRHQYWSVAQMVAHHTVGGCKLNPGDLFGSGTISGPGPGEAGAIIELTRAGQSPVALANGEQRGFLEDGDAVLLRGWCEKPGHARIGFGESRGTVLPARTPQG from the coding sequence ATGATCGCGCTCAACCCCACGCACGACGCCAATGCCCGCAGCTGGCTCGATGCCGCCAACGCCGTAGCGACCGACTTCCCGATCCAGAACCTGCCCCATGCGGTGTTTCGCCGCGCCGGCAGCCCGGAGCCGTTTCGCGGCGGCATCGCCATCGGCGACCAGGTGCTCGACATGGCGGCGCTGTCGGCGCGCCAGTTGCTCGATGGCCTGGCACTCGATGCCGCACGTGCCGCCGCGCTGCCGGCGCTGAACGATTTCTTCGCGCTCGGCGCCAGCGCGTGGCAGGCGCTGCGCCATGCGGTGTTCGCGTTGCTGCATGCCGATGCACCCGCAGCCACGGTGCACGCGGTGCGCGAGTGCCTGGTGCCGCAAGCCGAGGTGGAATACACGCTGCCCGCGCGCATCGGCGACTACACCGATTTCTACACCTCCATCGACCATGCGCTGAACATCAGCCGCCTGATGAATCCCGAGGGCGACGTCACGCCCAACTTCCGTTGGATCCCGACGGCCTACCACGGGCGCGTGTCGACCATCGGCATCAGCGGCCAGCGCTTTCACCGGCCGATGGGCCAGACGATGGCGCCGGGCGCGAAGGCGCCCACGTACCAGGCCTGCGCGCGGCTCGACTACGAGCTGGAGCTGGGCATCTGGATCGGCGAGGGCAATGCGGCGGGCGAACCCATTCCGCTCGCGCACGCGGAAGATCACATCTTCGGCATCTGCCTGCTCAACGACTGGTCGGCGCGCGACATCCAGTTCTGGGAGATGGCGCCGCTCGGGCCCTTCCTGGCAAAGAACTTCGCGACGACCGTCTCGCCATGGATCGTGACGATGGAAGCACTCGCGCCCTATCGCCAGGCCTGGACGCGGCCCGCGAACGAGCCCCAGCCGCTCGGCTACCTGGAAAGCGCGGCGAACCGCGAAGGCGGCGCCATCGACATCCGCCTGGAGGTGTGGCTGGAAAGCGAGAAGGCGCGCAATGAAGGGAACGGGCCTTCGCGCCTCTCGCAAACGAGCTTCAGGCACCAGTACTGGAGCGTGGCGCAGATGGTGGCGCACCACACGGTGGGCGGCTGCAAGCTGAACCCGGGCGACCTGTTCGGCAGCGGGACCATCTCGGGGCCCGGACCGGGCGAGGCCGGCGCGATCATCGAGCTCACGCGCGCCGGGCAAAGCCCTGTCGCGCTGGCCAACGGCGAACAGCGCGGATTTCTCGAAGACGGCGATGCCGTGCTGCTGCGCGGCTGGTGCGAAAAGCCCGGACATGCGCGCATCGGATTCGGCGAGAGCCGCGGCACCGTGCTGCCGGCCAGGACGCCACAAGGCTGA
- a CDS encoding cyclase family protein — protein sequence MPRKFVDLSIFLENDVLSDPPAFAPKIQYFTHEQTYEQIEPFFPGLKKEDLPDGEGWAVELVQLSTHNGTHLDAPYHFHSTMDKALGEKKPAIAIHEVPLEWCFQPGVKLDFRHFADGYVVTAADVEAELQRIGHTLSPLEIVVVNTRAGSRYGNADYVSAGAGMGYEATMYLLERGVRLTGTDAWSWDAPFVHTAKKYGETQDASLIWEGHKAGRDIGYCHIEKLHNLEVLPPTGFFISCFPHKIRGASAGWTRAVAIFDDALMASA from the coding sequence ATGCCACGCAAATTCGTCGACCTCTCGATCTTTCTCGAAAACGACGTGCTGTCCGATCCGCCGGCCTTCGCGCCGAAGATCCAGTACTTCACGCACGAGCAGACCTACGAGCAGATCGAGCCGTTCTTTCCCGGCCTCAAGAAGGAAGACCTGCCCGACGGCGAAGGCTGGGCCGTGGAGCTGGTGCAGCTGTCCACGCACAACGGCACGCACCTCGATGCGCCCTATCACTTCCACTCGACCATGGACAAGGCGCTGGGCGAGAAGAAGCCCGCCATCGCGATTCACGAGGTGCCGCTCGAATGGTGCTTCCAGCCCGGCGTGAAGCTCGACTTTCGCCACTTTGCGGATGGCTACGTGGTGACCGCCGCCGACGTCGAGGCCGAGCTCCAGCGCATCGGCCACACGCTGAGCCCGCTGGAGATCGTGGTGGTCAACACGCGCGCGGGCTCGCGCTACGGCAACGCCGACTATGTGTCGGCCGGCGCGGGCATGGGCTATGAAGCCACCATGTACCTGCTGGAGCGCGGCGTGCGGCTCACGGGCACCGATGCATGGAGCTGGGATGCGCCCTTCGTGCACACCGCCAAGAAGTACGGCGAGACGCAGGACGCCTCGCTGATCTGGGAAGGGCACAAGGCCGGCCGCGACATCGGCTACTGCCACATCGAGAAGCTGCACAACCTCGAGGTGCTGCCGCCCACCGGCTTCTTCATCAGCTGCTTTCCGCACAAGATTCGTGGCGCATCGGCGGGCTGGACGCGCGCGGTCGCGATCTTCGACGATGCGCTGATGGCGTCGGCCTGA
- a CDS encoding ABC transporter permease, producing MNAQGRVGALNWLGSLAVLCALVALWWVASNAGWVSRVFLPTPQATFASLLDGLNLSGGSGNGELLAFTQATVGRMVQGWLLASLFGVLLGAAIGVSPAVRAWVQPTLEFIRPLPASALLPLAISIFGLNPGMVLFVVAFGAMWPVLLATVHGFAAVEPRLSEVARCLQMSRAAFVWKMGLPNAMPDILAGMRLALTIALIVAVVGEMIASQSGLGQAILLAARAFRASDLFAGIVLLGLIGFASNALLALAERRLLRWQQP from the coding sequence ATGAACGCGCAGGGCCGTGTCGGCGCGCTGAACTGGCTCGGCTCCTTGGCCGTGCTGTGCGCGTTGGTTGCGCTCTGGTGGGTGGCCAGCAATGCAGGCTGGGTGAGCCGCGTGTTCCTGCCGACGCCGCAAGCCACCTTCGCGAGCCTGCTCGACGGGCTCAATCTTTCAGGCGGTTCGGGCAACGGCGAACTGCTCGCCTTCACGCAGGCCACGGTCGGCCGCATGGTGCAGGGCTGGCTGCTGGCCTCGCTCTTCGGCGTGCTGCTGGGTGCTGCCATCGGCGTGTCGCCCGCGGTGCGCGCCTGGGTGCAGCCAACGCTCGAATTCATCCGTCCGCTGCCCGCCTCGGCGCTGCTGCCGCTGGCCATTTCGATCTTCGGGCTGAACCCCGGCATGGTGCTGTTCGTGGTGGCCTTCGGCGCGATGTGGCCGGTGCTGCTGGCCACGGTGCACGGCTTCGCGGCCGTGGAGCCGCGGCTGTCGGAAGTGGCGCGCTGCCTTCAGATGTCGCGCGCGGCCTTCGTCTGGAAGATGGGCCTGCCCAATGCCATGCCCGACATCCTGGCCGGCATGCGGCTCGCGCTGACCATTGCGCTGATCGTCGCGGTGGTGGGCGAAATGATCGCTTCGCAAAGCGGCCTGGGCCAGGCCATTCTTCTCGCGGCGCGCGCGTTTCGCGCCAGCGACCTGTTCGCCGGCATTGTGCTGCTCGGGCTCATCGGCTTCGCGAGCAACGCGCTGCTGGCCTTGGCCGAGAGGCGGCTGCTGCGCTGGCAGCAGCCCTGA
- a CDS encoding ABC transporter permease subunit → MTERGLFRRLRPWIFPAVLIAAFEWYARRASALGSDALAPPSAAAKAFVGAALDGSLWQATGFTLGTAALGLLLGAVLGIALGLVLGLSRRAAQLGSLSIEVLRPVPSVALIPLAMLTFGFGVRMELAIVAFATFWPLLVLVQSAVQQIEPRLLEVSRVLGLSARERAFKIVLPAIVPRLFVALRLGVAVALVVAVTVEIAANPNGMGYAMMIAQQSFDPALMLAWLGWIGVVGFAVNAGMLLLQRVVARRMGVQP, encoded by the coding sequence ATGACTGAACGCGGCCTCTTTCGCCGGCTGCGGCCGTGGATCTTTCCGGCCGTGCTCATCGCCGCCTTCGAGTGGTATGCGCGCCGCGCGTCCGCCTTGGGCAGCGATGCGCTCGCACCGCCGAGTGCGGCCGCCAAGGCTTTCGTCGGCGCGGCGCTCGACGGCTCGCTGTGGCAGGCCACGGGCTTCACGCTCGGCACGGCCGCGCTCGGCCTGCTGCTGGGCGCGGTGCTCGGCATTGCGCTCGGCCTGGTGCTCGGGCTGTCGCGCCGCGCGGCGCAGCTCGGTTCCCTCTCCATCGAAGTGCTGCGGCCCGTGCCCTCGGTCGCGCTGATTCCGCTCGCGATGCTCACGTTCGGATTTGGCGTGCGCATGGAACTCGCGATCGTCGCGTTTGCCACCTTCTGGCCGCTCCTGGTGCTGGTGCAGTCGGCGGTGCAGCAGATCGAACCGCGGCTGCTCGAGGTGAGCCGCGTGCTCGGCCTCTCGGCGCGCGAGCGTGCCTTCAAGATCGTGCTGCCGGCCATCGTGCCGCGCCTGTTCGTCGCGCTGCGGCTGGGCGTGGCGGTGGCGCTGGTGGTGGCGGTCACGGTGGAGATCGCGGCCAACCCCAACGGCATGGGCTACGCGATGATGATCGCGCAGCAAAGCTTCGATCCCGCGCTGATGCTCGCGTGGTTGGGCTGGATCGGCGTGGTGGGCTTTGCGGTCAACGCCGGCATGCTGCTGCTGCAGCGCGTGGTCGCGCGGCGCATGGGAGTGCAACCATGA
- a CDS encoding ABC transporter ATP-binding protein, translating into MNAAADFLRFDGVAIRLGGREILSPTSFDVARGEFVCIVGPSGCGKTTLLRAASGLVTASAGEVRRNGVKMLEPSREVAFVFQDYGRALLPWRTVEGNVSLALEAAGVPASERGPRIADVLGKVGLAKHAQKFPVQLSGGMQQRAQIARCLAQNPELMMMDEPFGALDALTRQSLQDELARLVRETGLTVLFVTHDLEEAIYLGDRVIALQANPGPGRPSLARMIDVKIPRPRDQLTTKEHPAYLQLRRELFAFIEQGHD; encoded by the coding sequence GTGAACGCCGCCGCCGACTTTCTTCGCTTCGACGGCGTTGCGATCCGGCTCGGCGGGCGCGAGATCCTGTCGCCCACGTCGTTCGACGTGGCGCGCGGCGAGTTCGTCTGCATCGTCGGCCCGAGCGGCTGCGGCAAGACCACGCTGCTGCGCGCGGCCAGCGGCCTGGTGACCGCCAGCGCCGGCGAGGTGCGGCGCAACGGCGTGAAGATGCTGGAGCCCTCGCGCGAAGTGGCCTTCGTGTTCCAGGACTACGGCCGCGCGCTGTTGCCGTGGCGCACGGTCGAGGGCAATGTGAGCCTGGCGCTCGAGGCCGCCGGCGTGCCCGCTTCGGAGCGCGGGCCCCGCATTGCCGACGTGCTCGGCAAGGTGGGCCTTGCGAAGCACGCGCAGAAGTTTCCGGTGCAGCTGTCGGGCGGCATGCAGCAGCGCGCGCAGATCGCCCGCTGCCTGGCGCAGAACCCCGAGCTCATGATGATGGACGAGCCCTTCGGGGCGCTCGATGCGCTCACGCGGCAGAGCCTGCAGGACGAACTCGCGCGGCTGGTGCGCGAGACGGGACTCACGGTGCTGTTCGTCACGCACGATCTCGAAGAGGCCATCTACCTCGGCGACCGCGTGATCGCGCTGCAGGCCAACCCGGGGCCGGGACGGCCGAGCCTCGCGCGGATGATCGACGTGAAGATCCCGCGCCCGCGCGACCAGCTCACGACGAAGGAGCATCCGGCGTATTTGCAGCTCCGGCGTGAGCTGTTCGCCTTCATCGAGCAGGGCCATGACTGA
- a CDS encoding ABC transporter substrate-binding protein → MMKRRTLLSALAAASAASALPSRAQANPKIVFGYTAVSDFASVFLAAEEGYFKKRNLEVELKFIPLNSTIPAALQSDSLQIGGPTPSVFLQAVDGGLDLVLVAGGGLTSKTITGFGLVARAGSGIKNPQDCVGKKIGVPGLGAFLHVTFRAWLKDSGVDYRKVNFVEASFPQHADLLRGGSVDAVVSADPFMSRITESGAGYVASYYSTFLPENNQTIVHAAKREWVAKYPGAARAFRESLVEAAAFMQQPKNDAKVRAAIGKYIKLPPEVLAKIQISPPGAMVNEKQLGYWVGLMKDQDMLKTPIDVAKLIVK, encoded by the coding sequence ATGATGAAAAGACGCACCCTGCTGTCGGCGCTGGCCGCCGCATCGGCCGCCTCGGCGCTGCCTTCGCGCGCACAGGCGAATCCGAAGATCGTGTTCGGCTACACCGCCGTGTCCGACTTCGCCTCGGTCTTCCTGGCCGCCGAAGAGGGCTACTTCAAGAAGCGCAACCTCGAGGTGGAGCTGAAGTTCATTCCGCTCAACTCGACCATTCCCGCGGCGCTGCAGTCCGATTCGCTGCAGATCGGCGGACCGACGCCCTCGGTGTTCCTGCAGGCGGTGGACGGCGGGCTCGACCTGGTGCTGGTGGCCGGCGGCGGGCTCACGTCGAAGACCATCACGGGCTTCGGCCTGGTGGCGCGCGCCGGCTCGGGCATCAAGAATCCGCAGGACTGCGTCGGCAAGAAGATCGGCGTGCCGGGGCTCGGCGCGTTCCTGCACGTGACCTTTCGCGCCTGGCTCAAGGACAGCGGCGTGGACTACCGCAAGGTCAACTTCGTCGAGGCGTCGTTCCCGCAGCATGCCGACCTGCTGCGCGGCGGCTCGGTCGATGCGGTGGTCTCGGCCGACCCGTTCATGAGCCGCATCACCGAGAGCGGCGCCGGCTACGTGGCGTCCTACTACTCCACCTTCCTGCCTGAAAACAACCAGACCATCGTGCATGCGGCCAAGCGCGAATGGGTGGCGAAGTACCCGGGCGCTGCGCGTGCGTTCCGCGAATCGCTGGTCGAGGCCGCGGCCTTCATGCAGCAGCCGAAGAACGATGCCAAGGTGCGCGCCGCCATCGGCAAGTACATCAAGCTGCCGCCCGAGGTGCTCGCGAAGATCCAGATCTCGCCGCCCGGCGCCATGGTGAACGAGAAGCAGCTGGGCTACTGGGTCGGGCTCATGAAGGACCAGGACATGCTCAAGACCCCGATCGACGTCGCGAAGCTGATCGTCAAGTGA
- a CDS encoding TetR/AcrR family transcriptional regulator produces the protein MNARTPTAKRSPHRAAAASTEAARPDRRHAILLAAEKLFAQHGYHAVTIRQIAEEAAVPLALVGYYYGPKHELFHAIFEHWSHTIEERLAGLRAVRIDPADLRTLPRIIEAFTGPVLALRASAEGEYYALLVARELYHATEEADRVMRGYFDPLAEAYIDALHLAMPHATRGQVAWAYQFALGALLHHLNDSRIERLSHGENRRSDPAAAPMLVNFIVGGLRAALPRPKAAPSKTISRRQKT, from the coding sequence ATGAATGCGCGCACTCCCACCGCCAAGCGAAGCCCCCACCGGGCCGCGGCCGCCAGCACCGAGGCGGCCCGGCCCGACCGGCGCCACGCCATCCTGCTGGCGGCGGAGAAGCTCTTCGCGCAGCACGGCTACCACGCGGTCACCATCCGCCAGATCGCCGAAGAGGCCGCCGTGCCGCTGGCGCTGGTGGGCTACTACTACGGCCCCAAGCACGAGCTCTTCCACGCGATCTTCGAACACTGGAGCCACACCATCGAGGAGCGGCTCGCGGGCCTTCGCGCGGTGCGCATCGACCCGGCCGACCTGCGCACGCTGCCGCGCATCATCGAGGCCTTCACCGGGCCGGTGCTCGCGCTGCGCGCCAGCGCAGAGGGCGAGTACTACGCGCTCCTGGTGGCGCGCGAGCTCTACCACGCGACAGAGGAAGCCGACCGAGTGATGCGCGGCTACTTCGATCCGCTGGCCGAGGCCTACATCGACGCGCTGCACCTTGCGATGCCCCATGCCACGCGCGGCCAGGTGGCGTGGGCCTACCAGTTCGCGCTCGGCGCCCTGCTGCACCACCTGAACGACAGCCGCATCGAACGGCTCTCGCACGGCGAGAACCGGCGCAGCGATCCGGCCGCGGCGCCGATGCTCGTGAACTTCATCGTCGGTGGGCTGCGCGCCGCATTGCCGCGGCCCAAGGCGGCGCCAAGCAAAACCATTTCCAGGAGACAAAAGACATGA